TATTTATTATGTTAGACAAAATCATCCTTTAGGATTAGGTCACGCTATCTTAAAAGCAAAATCATTTATTGGAGATGATCCTTTTGTTATTGCGTTAGGTGATGATATTGTTTATAATCCCACTGCTCCTGTTGCTAAACAGCTTATTGATGTTTATGAAAAATATGGAAGTAGCGTTATTGGTGTACAAGAAGTTGAAAATAAAGATGTATCTAAATATGGTATTGTTAAACCTGCTGCTATTTTAGATGAAAATACTGTAGAAATGGTTGATTTTATAGAAAAACCAACTTTAGAAGAAGCACCTTCTAACTTAGCATGTCTTGGAAGATACCTTCTATCTGGAGAGATTTTCAAATATTTAGAAACTACTGAACCTGGTAAAGGAGGAGAAATTCAACTTACCGACGCTATTTTAAAAATGTTAAATGATGATCAAAAAGTAGTTGCCTATAATTTCCAAGGTAAAAGATATGATATAGGAAATAAAATTGGACTTCTAAAGGCTAATATAGAGTTT
This window of the Cetobacterium somerae ATCC BAA-474 genome carries:
- the galU gene encoding UTP--glucose-1-phosphate uridylyltransferase GalU, whose protein sequence is MKKVTKAVIPAAGLGTRVLPATKAQPKEMLVIVDKPSLQYIVEELVESGITDIVIVTGRNKNSIEDHFDFSYELENTLERDGKFELLKKIDDISSMANIYYVRQNHPLGLGHAILKAKSFIGDDPFVIALGDDIVYNPTAPVAKQLIDVYEKYGSSVIGVQEVENKDVSKYGIVKPAAILDENTVEMVDFIEKPTLEEAPSNLACLGRYLLSGEIFKYLETTEPGKGGEIQLTDAILKMLNDDQKVVAYNFQGKRYDIGNKIGLLKANIEFGLRNEETKDDLIKYLKEEIKF